CCAACTTCGGAAACCCGAAACGCATGCCTCAATTTAAGGACGCTGACGAACTGTTGAAAAAACTCAGGAACTCCAAGCGGGTTAAGCATCTTATAGATCAGGTTGAGATTACGGCCATAACAATCAGGGAAAAGGCCATCGAGCGGGCAATCCAGGCAAGAAAAGAAGGATACGGGCCGGACAGGATACTTGTGATGGTTTCAACCAGTGAGGCTCATCATAAGGTCAACTCCGGCCTTACCCTGGATGAGTACTGGAAGATGTGTGAAGAATGGTTCCCCAAGGTGAAGGACGCAGGTATGAAGATCTGCGGCACTGTGAGCACCATCTGGGGATGTCCCATAGCCGGAAGGACGGACATGAAAACCGCTGTGGAATTTACCAAACGATGGCTGGATATGGGTGCCGATGACGTGGAGCATGCAGATCACGACGGATCTGCCTCACCGGACAGGGTCTACGAATATTTCTCCATGGTGCTTGATGAAATACCCGACCCGTCAAAACATGTTGCCCATTTTCACACCACCAGGGGCTGGGGGCTTGCAAACGTCCTTGCGGCTCTGCTTGCCGGAGTTACCCATTTCGAATCGACCCTTGGAGGCATCGGCGGACAGCCGGCAAACTTCGTGGACGGCGTTCCCGTAGGGGGTACGGGAGAATACTATTACAAGGACCCTGAAATCGTTGGGCTGGTCTGTACGGAAGACATGGTCGTTATGATGGACGAAATGGGTATTGACACAGGAGTGGATGTGGATCATGTTTTGAGAATAGGCCGGATGGTGGAAAAAATTGTAGGCCGGCGCCTGCGCTCTGAGTGTATAAGAACCGGCCGAATACCTAAAGAAATGACGGGAAGGGCTTAAAGCAATCAAGGAAGTGCAGGAGCCGGTTATGCTTTCGGGTACCGGGAATGAGTGCATCCATCGGGAGTTATCGGTTTCGTTTTACAATGGAAAAGCTTGCTTTTCTCTGTTTGAGCACGGCGCTTGCGGTGCCCGTAAAGGCTGTGCTCCTGCACCTGCTTAACCTTAACATTCCAATCCTCACGCATAAAACCCCATGGTGGAATGCCAAGTGGGTTACTGAATCCCCATGGGGTTCTTTCGTTTGTTTTTTTGTCGTTTTTTCTTTTGTTTATTCCTGTCTTTTTTTGCTCTGGGGTCTAATCCAGGAGTTTGCGGTAATCAGACTTTCAGGACGAAGGTCTATAAAAAACCCGACGACGGTCTCTCCCGAAGAGATAAACGGCTTTCTTCACCCTTACAGAAGGATGAAGTGGTTGTTGGAGAGACTTCCTTCCGAAAACCTTATGGTTTCCTGCAACCACCGCCTTGCGAATTATGATGTAAATTATGCAGGTTATCATTGGAATGTGATCAAAAAGCTAATCTTTCTTCTACTTATGTCGGGGTGGATTCTCAGTCTTTACAGGTTCTATTTCTTCGCTTCAGGAATTATTCAGGGTGATTTTACGGTTCACAATCTGGGTCGGTATGTTGCCTTGAGTTTCAGGGCTTTCTACCATGTCTTTTTGGCCTGTATGGTGGTTTTCCTGATCGGTTATATCGGCTACAGGGTGTGGTTGCACTACATTACATTGATGGATGATTTTTTTTACGAAGCCTTTCTGGAAACTTACGGTGGATCGGGACGAAAGCAAGATTCGGCCGTCAATGACCTGGATGAGATAAGGTTTCGCATTCTGCGTATAGAAAAAATGGTTGAAACCCTCGTATCTGCATTGCATAGGCAGAGGGCAAACGACAAAGGAAGCTAACGGTTTTTATAACAATGTCGGAAACTTCCAGAGAACCGGTTCCGGTCTCCGAACTTGTTCAGAGACTCATAGAAAAACAGCCCTTTTCTCTGGGTGGTGTTCTGGGCCGTTGGGAAGACATTGTGGGAGAACAGGTAGCAAGGTATGCGGTTCCCGTAAGCCTCAAAAAAGGCGTACTCAAGATACATGTGCTGGACAGCGTCTGGAAACATCACATGGAACTGAATGCCCGGGATCTGATCTGCAAGATCAATTCCCGCTTTCCCGTTGAAGTGGTTAGTAAGCTGGTCGTCAAAGTTGGTCCCGTTGAAGCTTGGGATAAAGGTTCAGGGGTTTCCGAACCCGAAGTGAAGCGAGAGGGCAAAAAAAAGAAAAGACGGCTCAGGAAGGCTAAGACCTATCCGTTGACTCCTGAATCCAAAAAATTCATAAAAGAGCTTCGTGATCCCGAACTGAAGCAGCTTGCCCGCAGGCTGCTGAAGTTGTTTCCTCCGGAAGAGGATATAAAAAGTTTGGAAAAGGAGAAAACCAGATGAAGGTCGTCCGCTATCGGGATGTTCCTGCCAGAGTGATGGACGGTGGTGGAGTAAAAGGTGTGCGTGGAAGGGTTTTGATCGGAAAAGATGACGGCG
This sequence is a window from Thermodesulforhabdus norvegica. Protein-coding genes within it:
- a CDS encoding pyruvate carboxyltransferase; translated protein: MAKLQYPKKVVLGDITVRDGFQHEEKFIPTDAKLWVAEELILAGFKRIEVTNFGNPKRMPQFKDADELLKKLRNSKRVKHLIDQVEITAITIREKAIERAIQARKEGYGPDRILVMVSTSEAHHKVNSGLTLDEYWKMCEEWFPKVKDAGMKICGTVSTIWGCPIAGRTDMKTAVEFTKRWLDMGADDVEHADHDGSASPDRVYEYFSMVLDEIPDPSKHVAHFHTTRGWGLANVLAALLAGVTHFESTLGGIGGQPANFVDGVPVGGTGEYYYKDPEIVGLVCTEDMVVMMDEMGIDTGVDVDHVLRIGRMVEKIVGRRLRSECIRTGRIPKEMTGRA
- a CDS encoding DciA family protein, with amino-acid sequence MSETSREPVPVSELVQRLIEKQPFSLGGVLGRWEDIVGEQVARYAVPVSLKKGVLKIHVLDSVWKHHMELNARDLICKINSRFPVEVVSKLVVKVGPVEAWDKGSGVSEPEVKREGKKKKRRLRKAKTYPLTPESKKFIKELRDPELKQLARRLLKLFPPEEDIKSLEKEKTR